Proteins co-encoded in one Balnearium lithotrophicum genomic window:
- a CDS encoding flagellar biosynthetic protein FliR, with protein sequence MNFLPLNIRIIFLLSLSFFILPYIEGVFYLSEISLISFLLLVLKEILTGFFLSLVTWIFYSIAVYSAELISYMMGLTIVNIFDPTFGMVSVLGRFFIFLFLIVFFSTGAYQIFFGAIFESFKIIPIGGFPISDSLLKFFIREGTLLFYLGFKLAFPFIFTLFVVNLALALINRLIPQINVFIVGLPLQLYIGILFLLLGFNTLIHFFRILNERFIDELLSAIKLLGG encoded by the coding sequence ATGAACTTTCTACCTCTAAATATAAGGATTATATTTTTATTATCTCTGTCCTTTTTCATTCTTCCTTATATAGAAGGAGTTTTTTATCTGTCCGAAATTTCCTTAATTTCCTTTCTTTTATTAGTTCTAAAGGAGATTCTAACAGGTTTTTTTCTCTCCCTCGTAACATGGATATTTTACAGTATTGCTGTTTATTCAGCTGAACTGATAAGTTATATGATGGGGTTAACCATTGTTAATATTTTTGACCCAACCTTTGGAATGGTTTCCGTTCTCGGAAGATTTTTCATTTTTCTATTTCTAATTGTGTTTTTCTCAACAGGAGCATATCAAATTTTCTTTGGAGCAATTTTTGAAAGTTTTAAAATTATTCCAATAGGTGGATTCCCTATCTCTGATTCACTACTAAAATTTTTCATTAGAGAAGGAACTCTTTTGTTTTACCTTGGTTTTAAATTGGCCTTTCCCTTCATTTTCACTCTCTTCGTTGTTAACCTCGCTTTAGCACTCATCAACAGGCTGATTCCACAGATAAACGTATTTATAGTAGGCCTTCCTTTACAGCTCTATATAGGAATCCTTTTTCTCCTTTTAGGATTTAATACTCTAATACACTTTTTTAGAATTCTAAATGAAAGATTTATTGATGAATTGTTGTCAGCAATAAAATTACTTGGGGGTTAG
- the fliQ gene encoding flagellar biosynthesis protein FliQ: MTVDEVITLGQRMLEISLIVGTPVLLTTFIVGIVISIIQAATQIHEMTLTFIPKILATLLVIFVLGSWMFIKLVEYTKQNFQYLLSIVK, from the coding sequence ATGACGGTTGACGAGGTAATAACTCTTGGTCAAAGGATGTTAGAAATCTCCTTAATAGTAGGAACCCCTGTTTTACTAACTACGTTTATTGTTGGAATTGTCATTAGCATAATTCAGGCTGCAACTCAAATTCATGAAATGACTTTAACATTCATACCTAAAATATTAGCTACTCTTTTAGTTATATTTGTATTGGGTAGTTGGATGTTTATAAAGCTTGTTGAATATACAAAACAGAACTTTCAATACTTATTAAGTATTGTAAAATGA
- the fliP gene encoding flagellar type III secretion system pore protein FliP (The bacterial flagellar biogenesis protein FliP forms a type III secretion system (T3SS)-type pore required for flagellar assembly.), translating into MMKKTSFLLLTSLLLIPQNSYAQNISQVMDSLGNVDITLKILFLITILALAPSILITVTSFTRIVIILSLLRHALGTPQTPPNQVVIALSLFLTFFSMAPTFKKIDNVALKPYLNGKLSDVEAVKKATLPLKEFMIRNTRKEDLKLFLDIRGEKPKNPEEVSMVTLIPAFMVSEIRTAFEFVFVVFLPFIVIDLLVASILMSMGMMMIPPMMLSLPFKLILFVVSGGWELLVKSILVSYK; encoded by the coding sequence ATGATGAAAAAAACAAGCTTTCTTCTTTTAACGAGTCTTCTTCTGATTCCACAAAATAGTTATGCTCAAAATATTTCTCAGGTGATGGACAGTCTCGGCAATGTTGATATAACGCTGAAAATTTTATTTTTAATAACAATTTTAGCCTTAGCTCCCTCCATCTTGATAACAGTGACAAGTTTCACCAGAATTGTAATTATCCTCTCCCTTTTAAGACATGCTTTAGGAACTCCTCAAACTCCTCCCAATCAAGTAGTTATTGCTCTTTCTCTGTTTTTAACTTTTTTCTCAATGGCTCCGACCTTTAAAAAAATAGACAATGTGGCTCTTAAACCCTATTTAAATGGTAAATTATCCGATGTTGAAGCTGTAAAAAAAGCTACTTTACCGTTAAAGGAATTTATGATAAGAAACACAAGAAAGGAAGATTTGAAACTCTTCTTAGACATAAGGGGAGAAAAACCCAAAAATCCAGAAGAAGTATCTATGGTTACCCTCATTCCAGCTTTTATGGTAAGTGAAATTAGAACTGCCTTTGAATTTGTCTTTGTTGTATTTTTACCATTTATAGTTATAGACCTATTAGTAGCAAGTATACTTATGTCAATGGGAATGATGATGATTCCTCCAATGATGTTATCATTACCTTTTAAACTTATACTGTTTGTTGTTTCTGGAGGATGGGAATTACTCGTAAAGTCAATTTTGGTGAGCTATAAATGA
- a CDS encoding FliM/FliN family flagellar motor switch protein: MRSLEEFKEIQLKLTLILGKKEMYLSKVLNLKEGDLIVFDTKLDDYLKVTLNESDFGVAEIIVINNKFGLRLVDLV; this comes from the coding sequence ATGCGAAGTTTAGAGGAATTTAAGGAGATACAGCTTAAGTTAACTCTTATTTTAGGAAAGAAAGAAATGTACCTTTCTAAGGTTTTGAATTTGAAAGAGGGTGATTTAATAGTTTTTGATACGAAGCTCGATGACTATTTAAAGGTAACTTTAAATGAATCAGACTTTGGAGTGGCCGAAATTATAGTAATAAATAACAAATTCGGTTTGAGGTTGGTTGACCTTGTCTGA
- a CDS encoding flagellar basal body-associated FliL family protein: MAEEEKAQEEKKGGKGKLIFLILLVLILAAGGGAAYKFLVLDKKKAAETKEKQAEKIIEEIKATENVGVMFDLGTFVVNLADPDIERYLKVSIVLELKDQKVQQEAQKRLPEIKDAITTLLLTKRSSDLRTPEGIEYLKEEIAKRVNAILPLGGVKNVYFTEFIIQTG, encoded by the coding sequence ATGGCTGAAGAGGAAAAAGCTCAAGAGGAGAAAAAAGGCGGTAAAGGGAAATTAATTTTTCTTATACTGTTAGTTTTGATTTTGGCAGCAGGAGGTGGAGCTGCGTATAAGTTTCTCGTTTTAGATAAGAAAAAGGCTGCTGAGACGAAAGAAAAGCAGGCTGAAAAAATTATAGAGGAGATAAAAGCTACCGAGAACGTAGGAGTAATGTTTGACTTAGGAACATTTGTAGTAAACTTGGCTGACCCAGATATAGAAAGGTATCTAAAAGTTTCTATTGTTTTAGAACTGAAGGACCAGAAGGTTCAACAGGAAGCACAGAAGAGGCTACCTGAGATTAAAGATGCCATAACAACACTGTTACTGACTAAGAGGAGCTCAGATTTGAGAACTCCTGAAGGAATAGAGTACTTAAAGGAAGAAATAGCTAAGAGAGTCAATGCAATTCTTCCTTTAGGTGGTGTAAAGAATGTGTACTTCACAGAGTTTATAATTCAGACAGGTTAA
- a CDS encoding flagellar hook protein FlgE, producing MLQSFYTAFTGLSADKRWLSVISDNIANVNTVGFKSERAIFEDLLSRSLTTIKNGAPVNQEIGGGTFVSATVKDFSQGTFMNTNNPLDLALDGEGFFMVKDNEGATYYTRNGQFRLDANGNVVNMLGMKVQGWMLDENGNISGALSSISIPMSIDPKTTTYVAFKEPSNLDSRAEFIEDNPNTADVDESIFNPANSDTFNYVNSVTIYDSLGNPHQLDYYFIHKQDSTGSYWLIYSSIDGKPVEIPKDGNNYAFLKVKFQTNGSIDPVNIKGYGKVSDNSGETLTESSDNGEFTLSNTPVVPGSIGEITYTIGGQNRTLLDNGKGQLIDKETGDVRGTIDYSSGKIFISELAGNGSTDSINVSSYQYYDSSESTNALDPKRIQTAAVDLDGGAAPIKLSYNLLQLKQLASDFMFYAEQDGNSKGDLVSISVSEDGLINATYTNGKVRNIARLAVATFKDKEMLVRKGSWLYVPNMQTYTPVIMPGGAVSKIRSGMLEMSNVDIANEFINLITAQRSYQANARVITTDDQILQETMNIKR from the coding sequence ATGCTTCAATCGTTCTATACTGCTTTTACAGGTTTAAGTGCCGATAAGAGGTGGCTATCCGTTATTTCAGATAACATTGCAAATGTTAATACAGTTGGTTTTAAATCGGAAAGAGCAATTTTTGAGGATTTACTGTCACGAAGTTTAACAACAATTAAGAATGGAGCTCCAGTTAACCAAGAAATTGGAGGTGGAACTTTTGTAAGTGCCACCGTTAAGGATTTTAGTCAAGGAACGTTTATGAATACTAATAATCCTTTAGACCTGGCTCTGGATGGAGAAGGTTTCTTTATGGTTAAGGATAATGAGGGAGCTACTTACTACACCCGTAATGGACAGTTTAGGCTTGATGCTAATGGAAACGTAGTGAACATGCTTGGAATGAAAGTTCAGGGATGGATGTTGGATGAAAATGGGAATATATCTGGAGCCCTTAGCAGTATCAGTATTCCAATGTCTATAGACCCTAAAACTACTACCTACGTAGCTTTTAAAGAACCAAGCAACTTGGACTCAAGGGCCGAATTTATAGAGGACAATCCCAATACTGCCGATGTAGATGAGTCTATTTTCAATCCCGCTAACTCAGACACGTTTAATTATGTTAATAGTGTAACTATTTATGATTCTTTGGGAAATCCCCATCAGCTTGACTACTATTTCATTCATAAACAGGATTCAACCGGAAGTTACTGGCTTATTTATTCTTCGATTGACGGGAAACCCGTGGAAATACCCAAAGATGGAAACAATTACGCTTTTCTGAAGGTTAAGTTCCAAACGAACGGTTCCATAGACCCGGTAAACATAAAAGGGTATGGAAAAGTTTCTGATAACTCTGGTGAAACACTCACAGAAAGCTCGGATAATGGAGAATTCACTCTTTCAAATACTCCTGTGGTTCCAGGAAGTATTGGAGAGATAACGTACACTATCGGTGGACAAAACAGAACTCTATTAGATAACGGAAAGGGCCAGTTGATTGATAAAGAAACAGGAGATGTTAGAGGTACTATAGATTACTCCTCTGGAAAAATATTTATTTCTGAACTTGCTGGCAACGGTTCAACTGATAGTATCAACGTATCTTCGTATCAATACTACGACTCTTCTGAGTCCACTAACGCGTTAGATCCAAAAAGAATTCAGACGGCTGCCGTCGATTTGGACGGTGGAGCTGCTCCAATAAAACTTTCCTATAACTTACTTCAGTTAAAACAGTTAGCTTCTGACTTTATGTTCTATGCAGAACAGGATGGTAACAGTAAGGGAGATTTGGTATCTATCTCGGTAAGTGAAGATGGGCTTATTAATGCTACTTATACAAACGGAAAAGTGAGAAATATCGCAAGGTTAGCAGTTGCTACTTTTAAGGATAAGGAAATGCTGGTTAGGAAAGGAAGTTGGCTATACGTGCCTAACATGCAGACTTACACTCCAGTAATTATGCCTGGTGGAGCTGTATCAAAAATAAGAAGCGGTATGCTTGAAATGTCAAACGTTGATATAGCGAATGAGTTTATTAACCTTATAACGGCTCAACGTTCGTACCAGGCAAATGCCAGAGTTATTACCACAGATGACCAAATTCTCCAGGAAACTATGAACATAAAGAGGTAA
- a CDS encoding flagellar hook assembly protein FlgD: protein MDVGSLYFNKSKPKIVDAGYDNSKMSRTDFMKVLLTQLQWQDPLEAENIDDMINNSVKLREMEVLDTFENNIDKMIESIKTVSLFYASNFIGKKVIYEGSKIVVKNGKGQFSFNLNSPASKVDILVTDNVGNVVDRKEFFNLTAGTYPVEVTLNDGYYNVIVESENSDGSKEELKIESEVNVSAVRKENDKVVLDTEIGEIPIENIIGLGG from the coding sequence ATGGATGTAGGGAGTCTTTACTTTAATAAAAGTAAACCAAAGATTGTCGATGCAGGATACGATAATTCCAAGATGTCTAGAACAGATTTTATGAAAGTTCTCCTAACCCAGCTCCAATGGCAGGATCCTTTAGAAGCTGAGAATATAGATGATATGATAAATAACTCTGTTAAACTTAGAGAAATGGAAGTTTTGGATACCTTTGAAAATAATATTGATAAGATGATTGAATCAATCAAGACCGTTTCTCTATTTTATGCTTCTAACTTTATTGGGAAAAAAGTTATTTATGAGGGGTCAAAGATTGTTGTAAAGAATGGAAAAGGGCAATTTTCCTTTAATTTAAATTCCCCTGCTTCAAAAGTAGATATTTTAGTAACTGATAACGTAGGGAACGTTGTAGATAGGAAGGAGTTTTTCAATCTTACCGCTGGAACTTATCCTGTTGAAGTAACTTTAAATGATGGTTATTACAATGTGATAGTTGAATCAGAGAATTCAGATGGAAGTAAAGAAGAGTTAAAAATAGAATCAGAAGTTAACGTTTCTGCAGTAAGAAAAGAAAACGATAAAGTGGTTTTAGATACGGAGATTGGGGAGATACCAATAGAAAATATTATTGGTTTAGGAGGATGA
- a CDS encoding FliI/YscN family ATPase, with the protein MNLKKRLKNLPKFKVIGKVLAVNGSIVEAKLPRVHIGDFCVINNSQGAEVVGFKNGKTLLMSYDDLSGVTIGTKVEAKLSGLKIPVGKNLLGAVIDPFGNVLNGKSFVPTDFVPLKPSPVNPLERERIKEPLDVGIRVVNSLLTLGKGQRVGIFAGAGVGKSTLLGMISRFTDADVNVIALIGERGREVKEFIEDNLGKEGMEKSVVVVATSDMPPLAKVRAAYTACAISEYFSSKGKNVLLLVDSLTRFAMAQREIGLSVGEPPTSKGYTPSVFSSLAKLIERAGNFSHGGSITGIFTVLVEGDEIATDPIADASVGLLDGHIVLSREMANRRLFPAIDILQSISRLTPYLVDENVQKLQSVIFRLESTYRENRELIQLGIYKKGTSPLVDLAIYGHEKLESFIKQDMKERINLGDSFQELSNLVELIQKEGEKYGCRESLL; encoded by the coding sequence ATGAATTTGAAAAAGAGATTAAAAAACTTACCAAAATTTAAGGTGATAGGAAAAGTCCTTGCTGTTAATGGCTCTATTGTAGAAGCAAAACTGCCTCGTGTCCATATTGGTGATTTCTGTGTGATAAACAACTCTCAAGGGGCTGAGGTAGTTGGTTTTAAAAATGGAAAAACCCTACTAATGTCCTATGACGATTTATCTGGAGTTACCATTGGTACCAAGGTAGAAGCTAAACTTTCGGGATTGAAAATTCCAGTCGGAAAGAACTTATTGGGTGCAGTAATCGACCCGTTTGGAAATGTGCTTAACGGAAAAAGTTTTGTTCCTACAGACTTTGTTCCTTTAAAGCCTTCTCCTGTAAATCCTCTTGAAAGGGAGAGAATAAAGGAACCGTTAGATGTAGGTATCAGGGTTGTTAATTCTCTTTTAACATTAGGTAAAGGACAGAGAGTAGGAATCTTTGCCGGAGCAGGAGTTGGAAAAAGTACTTTACTGGGAATGATTTCTCGGTTTACAGATGCTGATGTTAATGTAATTGCTTTAATAGGGGAGAGAGGAAGAGAAGTTAAGGAATTTATTGAGGATAATTTAGGTAAAGAAGGAATGGAAAAGTCTGTTGTTGTTGTTGCAACTTCTGATATGCCACCCTTAGCGAAGGTTCGAGCAGCTTATACCGCATGTGCCATTAGTGAATATTTCTCATCAAAAGGAAAAAATGTACTGCTACTTGTCGATTCCTTAACAAGATTTGCTATGGCTCAGAGGGAAATAGGACTGTCAGTTGGAGAACCTCCAACCTCGAAGGGATATACACCTTCTGTTTTCTCTTCCTTAGCCAAGCTGATAGAGAGAGCAGGAAACTTTTCCCACGGAGGGAGTATTACAGGAATTTTTACAGTTCTTGTTGAGGGGGATGAAATTGCTACAGACCCAATAGCCGATGCTTCGGTAGGTCTTCTTGATGGTCACATAGTTCTTTCCAGAGAGATGGCTAATAGAAGATTATTTCCTGCTATTGATATTTTACAGAGCATAAGTAGGCTGACTCCTTACCTGGTGGATGAGAACGTACAAAAGTTGCAGTCTGTAATTTTCCGATTGGAAAGTACTTATAGGGAAAATAGGGAACTCATTCAACTGGGAATTTACAAGAAAGGAACGTCCCCTTTAGTTGACCTTGCTATCTATGGACATGAAAAGTTAGAATCATTTATAAAACAGGACATGAAGGAAAGAATAAACCTTGGAGACTCCTTTCAGGAGCTTAGTAATTTGGTAGAATTAATTCAGAAGGAGGGAGAAAAGTATGGATGTAGGGAGTCTTTACTTTAA
- the fliF gene encoding flagellar basal-body MS-ring/collar protein FliF — MNFEELKAKFQKFLKENATPRNIALTLGALTLLSFLGFILITHSPEKDYAVLYTHLNPDDAGEILSVLQESHIPYKVEGDGSIILVPKDKVYEVRLKLAAKGIPHGKTVGFEIFDEPKLGITQFQENVNYLRALEGELERTIESIDAIEEAKVNIALPKDSIFVRETQEPKASILIKLWPGRDLTPEQVKAIVFLVSHAVPGLKPENVEVVDNRGRVLTDLLDINNENQVLSSKELQIKKRLERDIERKVRAMLSRVLGSGKVVVSASVEIETGSVKRKEEIYNPDMVAVVSQRKIKEKEKGQKKEPQGIPGSTTNVPPVVNTGSPSQTTEREKQDVTTNYDVSKTVQESILPIFKIKRITVGVLIDGKYKKIVNKDGSIEYKFVQRPPDEMKIYESIVKSAIGYDPKRGDQVTVASVPFESKLLSQQGAEVGRKWNVWYFVAAGFILLMTTGVMVVIFRKRKVPPPQKPMELPGAETLLAELETKKKEGEFEEINLQQNPKYLKLVEIGKDYPELLANVIGKWLKEEGTK; from the coding sequence TTGAATTTTGAAGAATTAAAGGCTAAATTCCAGAAGTTTCTAAAGGAAAATGCAACTCCAAGGAATATTGCTCTGACCTTAGGAGCTCTTACTTTGCTTTCTTTTCTTGGATTTATTCTAATTACTCATTCTCCTGAAAAGGATTATGCTGTTTTGTATACCCATTTAAATCCCGATGATGCAGGTGAAATCCTTTCTGTTTTACAGGAAAGTCACATTCCATACAAAGTTGAGGGTGATGGTTCTATTATCTTAGTTCCTAAGGATAAAGTCTATGAAGTAAGGCTGAAATTGGCAGCTAAGGGAATCCCTCACGGTAAAACAGTTGGTTTCGAAATATTTGATGAACCCAAGTTAGGTATAACCCAATTTCAAGAAAACGTTAACTATTTAAGAGCTTTAGAAGGGGAATTGGAAAGAACAATTGAATCAATAGATGCCATTGAGGAAGCTAAGGTCAATATAGCTTTACCGAAGGATTCCATTTTTGTAAGGGAAACTCAAGAGCCGAAAGCTTCTATTCTAATAAAACTCTGGCCTGGTAGGGATTTAACCCCTGAACAGGTTAAAGCAATAGTTTTTTTGGTTTCTCATGCCGTTCCTGGTTTGAAACCTGAAAATGTTGAAGTTGTCGATAATAGGGGGAGGGTTCTTACTGACTTGTTAGATATTAACAATGAAAATCAGGTCCTATCCTCTAAGGAGCTCCAGATAAAAAAGCGATTAGAGAGAGACATAGAGAGAAAAGTTAGAGCTATGCTTTCTCGAGTTTTAGGAAGTGGTAAAGTGGTAGTAAGTGCTTCTGTTGAAATAGAAACAGGAAGCGTTAAAAGAAAGGAAGAGATATACAATCCGGATATGGTTGCTGTTGTCAGTCAGAGAAAGATAAAAGAGAAGGAGAAGGGACAGAAGAAAGAACCCCAAGGAATTCCCGGTTCTACTACTAACGTTCCTCCTGTTGTTAATACGGGTTCTCCATCTCAAACAACAGAAAGGGAGAAGCAGGACGTAACCACCAACTATGACGTTTCCAAAACAGTTCAGGAATCAATATTACCAATTTTTAAAATAAAGAGAATAACTGTCGGTGTTTTGATAGACGGTAAGTACAAAAAAATTGTTAACAAGGATGGTTCTATTGAATATAAGTTTGTACAAAGACCTCCTGATGAAATGAAAATCTATGAAAGTATAGTAAAAAGTGCTATAGGTTATGACCCAAAGAGAGGAGACCAGGTGACGGTGGCAAGTGTTCCTTTTGAGTCTAAGCTTTTAAGTCAACAAGGGGCAGAAGTTGGAAGAAAGTGGAATGTATGGTACTTTGTTGCAGCAGGTTTCATTCTGTTGATGACAACTGGAGTTATGGTAGTTATTTTTAGAAAGAGAAAGGTTCCACCTCCTCAGAAACCTATGGAACTTCCTGGGGCTGAAACTCTCTTAGCTGAGCTTGAGACTAAGAAAAAAGAGGGAGAATTTGAGGAAATTAACCTGCAACAAAACCCTAAATACCTAAAACTTGTAGAAATAGGTAAGGATTATCCTGAATTGTTGGCAAATGTGATAGGAAAATGGTTGAAAGAGGAAGGAACTAAATGA
- the fliE gene encoding flagellar hook-basal body complex protein FliE — translation MKIFLDSNIPNQVLGQKYKNQKSGFEEVLEGFLKEVNQNQISARNVENLLSQGKIKNFEEAMFIIEKADISLRLLTEIRNKALESYQEIMRMQV, via the coding sequence ATGAAAATCTTTCTTGATTCCAATATTCCAAATCAAGTCTTAGGACAGAAATATAAAAATCAAAAGTCCGGTTTTGAAGAAGTCTTAGAAGGCTTTTTAAAGGAAGTAAATCAGAATCAGATTAGTGCCAGAAATGTAGAGAATCTCCTGTCCCAAGGAAAAATAAAAAACTTTGAAGAGGCGATGTTTATTATTGAAAAGGCAGATATTTCCTTAAGACTTCTAACGGAAATTAGAAATAAGGCTTTGGAAAGCTATCAGGAAATTATGAGAATGCAGGTATAG
- the flgC gene encoding flagellar basal body rod protein FlgC yields the protein MIFKGLEVSLTGMLSQRVRMLTSSSNLANANSIDENGKPYRRKVPIFEAVLEDEGGVPVYRVRVKKIVEDPSSFRLKYDPKNPLADEKGYVHLPNVDPIKEMVDMISAVRSYEANLTAFNTYKNSLLDTLNILKA from the coding sequence ATGATTTTCAAGGGATTAGAAGTATCCTTGACTGGAATGCTTTCACAGAGAGTTAGAATGCTAACTTCTTCAAGTAATCTAGCCAACGCAAATTCTATAGATGAAAATGGAAAACCCTATAGAAGGAAAGTGCCAATTTTTGAAGCTGTTTTAGAAGACGAAGGAGGAGTTCCAGTTTACAGGGTGAGGGTTAAGAAAATTGTGGAAGACCCGTCTTCCTTTAGGTTAAAGTATGACCCAAAAAATCCCCTTGCTGATGAGAAGGGATACGTACACTTACCCAATGTTGATCCTATAAAAGAAATGGTTGATATGATTTCGGCAGTTAGAAGCTACGAGGCAAATTTAACGGCTTTCAATACCTATAAAAACAGCTTATTAGATACATTAAACATCTTAAAAGCTTAG
- the flgB gene encoding flagellar basal body rod protein FlgB, which translates to MEIFKSLLPLEEGITYFFRRSEVIQGNIANVDTPNYVPKDLIFEKEFKKNLSLKRTDPKHMDPYFTTSVKFKEIKDETYSGYDSNEVNLDRELAKFAESNVMIKALNEILRKEIGKIKLAIQGR; encoded by the coding sequence ATGGAAATCTTTAAGAGTCTTTTACCGTTAGAAGAGGGAATTACATATTTTTTTAGACGTTCAGAAGTTATACAGGGAAATATAGCCAACGTTGATACTCCAAATTACGTTCCTAAAGACCTCATATTTGAGAAGGAGTTTAAGAAGAATCTCAGTTTGAAGAGAACTGACCCGAAACATATGGACCCATACTTCACAACTTCTGTAAAGTTTAAAGAAATTAAAGATGAAACATACTCAGGATATGATTCCAATGAGGTAAATCTTGATAGAGAGTTGGCTAAGTTTGCTGAATCTAACGTTATGATAAAGGCTCTTAATGAAATTTTGAGAAAGGAGATTGGAAAAATTAAACTAGCTATTCAGGGGAGATAG